A DNA window from Arachis hypogaea cultivar Tifrunner chromosome 18, arahy.Tifrunner.gnm2.J5K5, whole genome shotgun sequence contains the following coding sequences:
- the LOC112768978 gene encoding uncharacterized protein → MGKKSSASHKKKRSKDSSKSKTKPRSKSKSRKYKSKKVRRGDVSSSSSDYDDSKSLHTSVSSSSEDNYRRKRDRSRSRKDVKSRKRARRRSYSSDSSEDSHYARKRKKLKRKSEPEVKEKLYKKKIRKEVSVSSRSSGSRSTCSSFQGGTSAGDDDQYESHRGRSLRKENEKRRLEKERIGSEKSSRYRPRSSSSCSRSSESSYERTKENFFEENYVGESNSRRLRSVITVVKEAEEPREFSRNDNKGEILDDYDYPCRSNGSNEGGAKREVDHHTVPTTDEKLSVEGEIGDKNVDSAGTSEYLKKMSEAFEGNLNGDDLESILRQKALENLKKFRGGIQSSAKISYQKNKIIGQVKQSCNHGGVQGKSNVNNEALGTNFDNKIFVEETSSPIERRGLNAHRRNSDLLNMDKDISGSAKNHLTCAQEKVSDAYKPTETVTESTDYRTKNPESTTPESTHESLQRCLSLKQKPVSRLSWEKSLVAEGSNGGDTSEASHIASHSNIDNVDNNKGLSSAVSKPSNNGPKFGQFSLNKGQDEIEEHSQLAFKQTSASLAPPNVKLPVAEGGAENAARTTQAAIQNVNNSSKDVDEVSNSTKNKSGDENSSVENNSGKLQDESNHDSQFERKTMSLMKGGEMVQVSYQVYIPKKTPALARRQLKR, encoded by the exons ATGGGGAAGAAATCCTCCGCTTCACACAAGAAGAAACGTTCCAAGGACTCCTCCAAGTCTAAG ACCAAGCCAAGAAGTAAAAGTAAGAGTCGGAAATATAAATCCAAGAAGGTTCGCCGCGGTGATGTTTCTTCTTCTAGCTCTGACTATGATGATTCAAAAAGTTTGCACACATCAGTGTCCTCTAGCTCTGAAGATAATTACAGAAGAAAAAGGGATCGGTCTCGCTCAAGAAAAGATGTGAAAAGTCGGAAGAGGGCTAGGAGACGTTCATACAGCAGTGACAGCAGTGAGGACTCTCACTATGCTAGGAAGAGGAAAAAGTTGAAGAGAAAAAGTGAGCCTGAGGTGAAGGAGAAGCTCTACAAGAAAAAGATTAGGAAAGAGGTAAGTGTTAGTTCAAGAAGCAGTGGGTCACGGAGCACCTGCTCTTCATTTCAGGGTGGGACTTCTGCCGGTGATGATGATCAATATGAGAGTCACAGGGGAAGATCACTTAGAAAAGAGAATGAGAAACGGAGATTGGAGAAAGAGAGAATTGGGAGTGAAAAGAGTAGTAGATATAGGCCCAGAAGTAGTTCATCATGCAGTCGATCTAGTGAAAGTAGTTATGAAAGGACCAAAGAGAACTTTTTTGAAGAGAATTATGTAGGTGAGAGCAATTCGAGGAGGCTCCGATCAGTCATTACTGTTGTAAAAGAGGCAGAAGAACCTAGGGAATTTTCTAGAAATGATAATAAGGGGGAGATTTTAGATGATTATGATTACCCTTGTAGAAGTAACGGCAGTAATGAAGGGGGCGCAAAAAGAGAGGTGGATCATCACACAGTTCCCACAACGGATGAGAAATTGAGTGTTGAGGGTGAGATAGGAGACAAGAATGTTGATAGTGCCGGGACAAGTGAATATCTGAAGAAGATGAGTGAGGCTTTTGAGGGTAATCTGAATGGTGATGACTTGGAGTCAATTCTAAGACAGAAGGCGTTGGAAAACTTAAAAAAGTTCCGAGGTGGGATCCAGTCTTCTGCAAAAATTTCCtatcagaaaaataaaattattggcCAGGTAAAGCAATCTTGTAACCATGGTGGAGTTCAAGGTAAGTCTAATGTTAATAATGAGGCTTTAGGGACAAATTTCGATAATAAAATCTTTGTAGAAGAAACTAGTTCTCCTATTGAGAGGAGAGGTTTAAACGCTCATCGAAGAAACAGTGATTTGTTAAACATGGACAAAGATATATCTGGTTCTGCCAAGAATCACTTGACCTGTGCgcaagaaaaggttagtgatgcaTATAAACCCACTGAAACAGTCACAGAATCTACTGATTACAGGACAAAAAACCCAGAGTCGACCACACCAGAGTCTACCCATGAATCACTTCAAAGATGCTTATCTCTGAAGCAAAAACCTGTGTCTAGACTTTCTTGGGAAAAGTCATTGGTCGCAGAGGGAAGTAATGGTGGGGATACTTCTGAGGCTTCTCACATTGCAAGTCATAGTAACATTGATAATGTTGATAACAATAAAGGATTATCTTCTGCTGTTTCTAAGCCTTCTAATAATGGACCAAAATTTGGTCAGTTTAGCTTAAATAAGGGCCAAGATGAAATCGAGGAGCACTCGCAGTTAGCATTCAAGCAAACATCTGCTTCACTTGCACCTCCTAATGTGAAGCTTCCAGTGGCTGAAGGTGGTGCAGAAAATGCAGCCAGGACCACTCAAGCTGCAATTCAGAATGTTAATAACAGTAGCAAAGATGTCGATGAGGTGAGCAACTCCACTAAGAATAAATCAGGCGATGAAAACTCATCAGTAGAGAATAACTCTGGAAAATTGCAAGATGAATCCAACCATGATTCGCAGTTTGAGCGGAAAACAATGAGTTTGATGAAAGGTGGCGAAATGGTACAG GTTAGCTACCAAGTTTATATCCCCAAGAAAACTCCTGCATTGGCTAGAAGGCAACTCAAGCGATGA